AATAGAGGagtaattttttttaaagataaaTTACTTTTTTGTAGGTAGATGTATGTATTCATGTTTATGTAGGGATGTAtgtttgtatatgtatgtatgtttatgtatgtatgtatgcatgtaagGAGGTTTATGTATGCTTATGTATGCATGGCcatgcataatatatatatatatatatatatatatatatatatatatatatatatatatatatatatatatatatatatatattatttatttatttatttgaatcTTTAATTTAAGTTAAGGTCCCAGGGATAAATCTCAGCCCTTGGATCATGTGATGGGcgggacaatcacatgtgattaccagccttgaatcacatgtgatttacgatATTAAAACACAAAAATAAAGGAAGGGTAATCaggtaatcacatgtgattatattatTAAATCTAAGGGCTGCTAATTACATGTGATTGTCTCGCCCATCAGATGATCCAAGGGCAGGGATTTAGCCGTTGGATCTCAACTTAAATTTAAGGATGTAAATGAATATCTAccatacattatatatataatataatataatataatataatatatatatatatatatatatatatatatatatatatatatatatatatatatatatatatatatatcatatgtagatgtatatatgttatgtatatatgtatcaaCGGTATTCGAACTCGTAGCTTCCAATGTTCTGATTTCGCTATGAGTGTCGAACATAGGTGATTTGTTCCTTTCTCTTTCAGTCTGCTCTTGCTCGTTTTGCACAGAAACCTTGTTCAAATTGGATTTAGGCAGAGTACCTTTATCGCTAACATGTTTTGATTTAGCCCCTCTTTTACGAATAACATCCCAGTAGCTTTGACACTCTTTATCTATGCACTGGTTTTTCTTTTGCTCAGCTATTGGTGAAGTAATTTTGACATAAATTTTTGTTAGTTTGAAGGAGAATCTATTTTTGGTTGACTAAGTGTTGACAGTTTAGGAGGAATGGAAGGGAACTCCCTTTTATTATATGCAAAAGGTAATTTTTGGAAAGGGGAACAGTTTTGAACATCATGGTCACCATCCGAAATGGGTTCATTTTGAAACATGTTTTCAAGGCTTGGGAAATATATTAATACAAGATATAAAATGAGATATGCACAATCTCTGTATTAAATACAAGACATATAAAATATACGGGTAGAATCCATTCTGTTACCCCACACAAGTGAAGAGGGGGTAGGTACCAACACGCAGGGGCGATTTTATGAAGGGACAAGTGGGGGCAGTcacccccagtggatttgcaattttcagtgtaaaaattttagatttttcgactttgcccctggtggattttttttttttgccccaaaacttaaatattttgccccaaaaccttcaaattttgcccataaATATCCAAATTTTACCCCAAAACTTTTAGATTTTGctcacaaaccttcaaattttgccccaaaacctccataatttTCCTAAAAACCTTCATTtttttgtcccaaaacctccatattttgcccaaaaaaattgctacggttttaaaaatttctttgcccccggtgaaaaaaaatccTGGTATCGCCACTGCCAACACGTAGCTTGGATCGAATATCTTCTAACAGAGGTCGTAGAACACTTTTGGTAAAAATATCTTGCAAGTGTGTGGATACATATTTCGTGTGAAGTTTGCTTGAAAGAACCAACTCGCGTACAAAATGAAAATCAATGTCTATATGCTTAGCGCACTTATGAGATATAAGATTTTGACTTAAAAATAAGGCACTGCGATTATCACATAGTATAATAGGACGTCCATATAGAGCCTTCTTTAAGCTACAAACATGATTCGGAAACTGAGAATTCACAAATCCTGGGGTTGTTCCATGTAAACAACATTAGATAAACTGCCATTTAAGAAGGCATTTTTGACATCGAGTTGATGCAAAGGCCATTTATTCAGAACCGCAATGGAAATAATAATACGCATCTCAGATGCCTTAAAAACTGCTGAAGGTGGCCGTGTAATCGATACCTGGTACTTGAGTAAACCCTTGTGCAACCAAACGAGCTTTAAATTTATCAATCGAACCATCGGCAATAAACTTAGTCCAAAAAATCCACTTAGAACCAACAATGTTGGTAACGTTGTGGACGAGGAACAAGAGTTCAGATTTCATTTAGTGTTAGTGCCTTCATTTCATCACTCATGGCAGCAAACCACTTGGGATCTTTAGCAGTAGATTTGAATCCTTTAAGTGTTAAGTGTTGTTGTAGTAAAAAGAGCATGATGAAGGGCTAATGTTGCAACATGGGAGAGATCAGCAATCTACAGAGGTTTAAATGTACCAACCTTTGAACGAGTTACCATAGGATGATGGGAAACAGGAGTGGTTTGTGGTGCAGTAGTAACAGTGGTGGTGGGAATGAGGGTATTGAGGGTGGTGAATTATCCGGTGAGGAAGAGGTAGTAGGTTCATCATCAGGGCATATATCACAAGAAGCTGTTGGTGTGACTGAGGTAACGATGGTGGCAGGTTTGGAAGGTTGAGGCGTGTGTGTGGATGAGATGAGTAAAGGATAATTGTCACAATAAGTCGAAAGAAGAACTATGGTAGATGGGGTAGTGGATGTGTGATCTTGAAAAGGAAAGGATGCCTCACCAAATTGAGCGTGACGCGTGGTGTAAATGCGATGTGTAGATGTATCGAGACATCTATATCCTTTATGTTTTGAACTGTAACCGATAAAAACACACGGAGTACTTCTAGGAGAAAGTTTGTGAGATAAATAATCCCGAGATACGGGAAAGCACAACatccaaaaaccctaaagttgccatAGTTTAGTGGTGTGGCAAACAACATTTCATAAGGAGACTTATGATTAAGTAACTTTGTGGGTAAACGGGTGATGATATAGGTAGCAGAGATAAAGGCATGAGTCCAATAAGTGTACGGAACATGGGCATTAAACATGATGGCCAACACAGTATCAGTAATATGGCGATACTTACGTTCAGCTCAACCGTTTTGTAGCCGGGTATAAGGAAAATACATCTGATGGTGTGTGCCATTTGTAGACAAAAGGGTGCAGACCTGATTATTTGTAAATTCCGTTCCACCATCAGATTGAAAAATCTTGATTTTACATGAGAATTGCGTTTGAACTAGAGATATAAACGTAGCAAATATAGCATAAAAGTCGGATTTTGGTTTTCGTAGGGTAAAACCATGTAAACTGTTCAAttcttggctatgccaaattgttcaaaaagggagtgtgactagagagtGTGCATAATGCACCATTCAACCAgtacaggtctcgcgctcggggagcTTGATTACCCTAGGTTTTACCATCTTCTATGggaagccaatgtgctcgttcatagaagggtttcctcgcttacctaAAAAAAAACCATGTAAACCTCGACTAATCATCAATAAATATAGCATAATAACGATAACCATCAACATAAATAACAGGAGATGGTCCCCACAAATCACAATGAATCGAGTCTACTGGATGAGAAGCACgtttaaacaacaacaacaacaacaacaaaaccaaaTCCCACAAAAGTGAAGTGGGGtatggggaggtaagatgtagGCAATCCTTGGGGAAGTAAGATGTAGACATTCCTAGGGgaagtaagatgtagacaatccttcatctatcctagaataaagagaagtcatttctccactcagtGTGAAACAccccaaaagtagagaaagtccttcctctcaatgttctatggatagagagattgcttccgaatggacctccgaccaataagtaggtTGAAAAAAAAATATGAGACGCCATTaaaatggtataatcaaattttcatgggttttagacttgtctgaagttcaatttaggctctaagcgacagtcaagtcgccaataaatcgacactTGGTGTTGACTCGATTTAGGGTCAAGTCgctaataaatcgacgcttgttgttgacTCGATTTAAAATTAACGTTTACTTTTAGATAATTGACAAGATGAACAAAGTTTGAGCAGATAAAGATTCTAATTTATTCAAAACAAAAATAATGTCATGAGACACATGTCCCAGGCGATTGTGCCATAAATCAAAAGAAGTTGAAAGGCATTTAGAAGAAAGCTTAGCAAGAAAGGCTTGTTTTCTTTGTCCTAAGATGTAAAGTCCATTCCTACGTCTTCCTTGAGCTAGAGGCTCTTTAGTGTGTCGGTTCTGAATAAAGAATAAAGGATGCATTAAGTTGATTATCTTGTGTGAGCTTACAAACAGAAAGAAGATTTTTGTAAGTTTTGGAACAACAATAACAACTTGAAGTGATATATTAGGAGAGATAGTGGTTTTATGAGAAATTGGAGAAGTTTCACCATTAGCAAAGAAAAGAGATACATGACCAGACTAAGGAGTAGTGGAATCAATTAGCATTAGATGTCATATGTGCCGATGCTCCTGTATCAACATACCAATTAGGAGTCGTATTATATTGGTTGGCATCGAGTGTAGCAAGACCACGAGCAAATGTCTGTATATCCGGACACTTTTTGGCATAATGACCGTCTGTTCGACAGAGTTGGCAATGCGTTGGACGACGATTACCACGACCCATACCCCGAGAAGAAGAACCACGCATATAACTTTTGCCTCGGCCACGAGAAGTTATATTTGTTGAATTATTAGAAGATGCGGTGTTGAACGCAACATGAGCAACAACACTATCACTTACCGATTGTAAAAACAACCCGTGACTCTCAGCTTGAGATACGAGAGCACGAAACAAGGGTCGTGGAGTAAGTAATCGTTGTGTGGTGGAGAAAGTTTTAAAGGATGAACCAAGACCGCATAAATACCAGTGGGTTTTATCATCATCAGCAAGGGGATATTCAGAAACAGTTGATGAACCTTTCTTTAGATGTCGAAGTGTATCACGAAGGGTGTGAACACGTTCTGGAGAATCATGGTGATACGTGCGTGCAAGGGCAGTCCAAACATCATGTGAAGTAGAATTGACCAAGGGTTTCGTCCATAGCTACTTCAGACAAGGAGGAATAAATGAGAATTATTGCACGCTGATCAGCAGGAACCAATGACACATAGGCTGGGTTGGGGAGAAGTAGTGTCACGAGATGTAATGGTGGGCGAGGACTGGGGTATTGTTCCATCAACGTAACCGGATAGGTGTTGGTAGGAAAGAAGAGGTATCATCTGTTTATGCCATAGTAGATAGTTGGTGGAAGAAAGTTTAATTATTAACATGTGAAGAACAGTGTCTATAAAGTAAGGGGGTTATCGGTTGTATGAGAAGATCTTGAACTGGTAGTCATGGTgataagaaaagaagaagaaggtcGACCAGGAAATCAAGCTGATACCATATAATAATTTAAGAAATCACCACACTTGTGGGtctagtatattatatatatattaatatatttatattacaagaaTAAAAAAAAAGTAGCTTTTGTAAAGTGATATGCACGATCACCATAATAAATATACAAGACAAACAATGATGTGCACAATCTCTATATTAAATACTCGTACGAGATATAAAAGAGATACTAGTGTAATGACCCATGAaactacgggtttgtttaaacgaaacattttaatgatatgttttaggtattaagtgaacgaaatgttaaattcatttagtttaatgacccgtggaaccacatactccgactaagaaactcgtcagatgaacatttcatcaaacacctaaaatgcatattaaacaatccacatcaaatcataagagataatattggttgtcattttattttgaaagtgtaaattaaaatataaatgggcaaatggcccgaaaaggtaacataagttacccaatttgacaatcaaggtaaccctcaATTCACTGAAGCTCGAAAAGGATTTCAATTTAATTTTTGCGCAAGAAAAGGATTACGTGTTCAAAAATTTTAGAATGAGGTAATCTTCGTTAAATTCATTAACAATCGTTAGTCAAAAATACACGTTTGATCCCCTAAGTTTCTTAAATAATAGCACCACTCATCCTCTTCATCACCATCTTCATATTACCTGATggagatcttcatcttcttcatcaggcGGCTGTGGTTGTGTGGTAGTGAACGGCGGCAGTGGTTGTGTGGTGGTGGACGACGGCGACAATGGAAAACAACTCAAATCACCATGAAAATGCatgaaattttgcagaaagttgCATTTAAACCCGTTAAACAACTTTCCATTCTCATATTCTCCAAAAACACAACGAAAATCGAGCAATAATTCGATTTCAGTTGAATTTTTTCGAAATTAAAAAATTTCTGGATCTCGATGAATACAATGAATCAGAGGCTCAAATTTTGGAGAAATGTTCACTAAGTGATTACCAAGCTTTCTATTTAAACACATTtccaagattttctctaaatctcaaAATCGAAAAAAAAACAGAAGGTCGAAATAGAAGTAGATGCACAAATAGAATGAGGGGTACCTGCTGTTCTAGATCCAATTGATTGAGGATTCGAGTTCCTGGATGTTCGTTTGAACTATTTGAAGCTTAAACAGGAATTAAAACATCAACAACTTCATGAATTTCGAGATCAAAAGGTTTGGTTTGAAAAGTAAAATTTTCAATTGCATCGAATTAGATGTTAGATGTGATTGATGATGCTTTGCGAGTGTTGTGTAAACAAATTCAAGCACGTTTCATGAAGGAAGACAGATCTGAAAGCATCTAAAATGAATTTTCAAGTATCAAGTTAAtcaatggctgtttttggttttttggATATTTTTTAAAAAACTTAAGGGACCAAACATGTATATTTGACAaacgatcgttaatgaatttgacgatgGTTACCTTTTCTTCAATGTTTTTTTAATCAGAATCCTTTTCGGGCTTCAGTGAATTGGGGGTAACGTGACTGTCAAATTgggtaacttatgttaccttttcgggccatttgtcaaatataaatttagaattagtttccttctgcctagcttttatactttCTAGTacttaatttaaaataattaattaataaattccaaaattatttaattaataattaaaataattattaataagatttaataataataataattaattaataagatttaattttaattcaaaattatttaaattaatgacatcacccaccctgtttagatttttttcttttgctttttgatttttttaataaaagaattattctaataatgacatcatcattataggattttaatataaACTATAGATAGATGCACAATACCATTaatcattaattataatctatataaATCACCACACTAATTCGGACACGTGACGCTTCCTGGTTACTCCACAGCATTTCTAATTTTCTCATAATTTTGAATTAGaattatgtaacaccccgttttcctcgTATGTGGTCCAAAGGTGCGTATTTAACCTTGTGAATGTTTAATTTTAACTATGGTAAGTTGTAAATGGTTTAAACGATGATAATAGGATGAAACTGGTATTGTATCGCGTTTAAATGTGGTGTATCGCGGATCAGTCCATCGCGATACGCGATGGTATGTGCTAAAATGTGACTGCTCGAAAGTCCCATCTCCTGATCTGTTCGTCGCGTCTGAGTGGGTGTTATCGCGTTTTTGATGTCGTGAAACGCGTCTGTGTCACTGAAGTGACAAATTTAACCCGTTTTTAAGGgtatcttttggggtgttttggtctttttacTTGGTGAACGGTTTGGAGACTTAAAAACTGATACAAGGCTTATCCTAACTCATTAAACACTCCTTCACCTACACCAAAttaatttctagagagagagacaagagttttagagtgagagagctcactttggggaagaagaagaccaaatcttgcCTAAGTCCAaggtttaaagttgttccctacatctctagctacgttgtgatagtgttggtaagtcttaactctgagTTTTGAGTTCtatttgatttatggctagggtttgttcatttaaagcttgtaagacccattttagggttaaatgggtgaatttgggttaaattgatgtatggaaaccctaaggtctataatctagggtttagtcatgggatttggtgtttgtaagtgttaaatgtgtTGTTAAATCACTAACACACATATGTGTTAGTGAAAGACTTGcaaatgggttcaagtttgaccaaattatgAGTCTTGATATTTAAAtgagtcaaatgggtaatggttgacctaattgggcaagatgggtatgaaaataccctaaattgtgttagttggtgttattggactttaatcactagcatTTAGTGATTTATGATAAGTCTTGGCCTTGAATGGGCGGTTTTGTTGtgaatgagtcatttaatgcaattgggtcattaaatgcacaagagttaagtgttggtggttagtccaactagtttgtatgttgatagggtacttaatgtattaggtactttgctttgaagcttatggaagtgtttaatcatcaccgacgtgataaggtgagtggaataattatatatgtatgtatatgatttatttacttgtggggtacgggtttaagttcgatgttgatgataccatatccTATAGTATGTTGTTTGTTTTGATgacggttaaagttcgatgttgacgataccttatgtatggatttaaagttcgatgttgacgaagccataccactattgtagtaacattcgatgagggtttaagttcgatgttgacgatacctcatatgtgagtttaagttcgatgttaacgATACCACATTTCGTAGGAcggatgggaattaagttcgatgttgacgataccattcgttgggctagccttgaaaccttgaatattaatggatgttgtgaacatcaatgttttggTGTGTTGTAACGTAGCATATTatgttgttcgtgttatatgctaatgttatactagcttgtgttatcggagatttagcgttatgctttgcgatggtatgctaattatattgctagtatgtatacGAAAAttatgtaagtgattgcaagtaagtatattacatatgtatgtgtataattattacatttcactaagcgttttgcttaccgctctcgttgtttactttttaggtacaagtATGGAGAAGGGAAAAGGGGTTGCCGGGGATTAGATATTCCCATGATGATTATGTAGGCATAGCTTTTGGAAGATGGcctattgttttgggtagtttagtcccaaaccatgctcgtatgTCGTTTGgtataaaactatcattttgagGTCGAACTTGTAATGcttttgattaagggccttcgtgcctatCGTGTAACTTTAAACTTGTTGAATGTTTAAACGATTCGTATAAACCGGTCGACATTATGTAACCATTTAAAGTGGCATGTGAAtggtttatttataaaaaaaaaaatttgtcgggttaaatacgggttgggttgtttcaagtggtatcagagcatgatctaagggatttaggcgacttgagataggtgcctagacttagactttattgtgtatgcgttttatgcgggacttgtagaggACGAGTCGGACCGGGTTTTGGTTAgtacctaggtttaggtgaactaaccttgtaattaattgttttgtattgtgtttgcaatcatcaagtgagataggcgttgtactagcgagttaatacgacgtgctcgcgtaatgactagctaccattgttacgggtgcaaatcgtgtcaaacaagcgatgtacgacgaatgttgagcaagatggggtggtgcgGTATGTTTATACGTCGTTTCCGTTCGTTCTGTTGTTTAACCtgtttcgttttatagaatgaagatgagaaatgggcaTGATACCGATAATGGAGGCCCGAGCAAGGagtccgaattcacggccaaggttgaggccatctttaaaagtcaAAAGACAAAATTTCTCGAAGATGTTAGAAAGGTCTTCCAAGAATGGGTTAATGAGCAaataaccgagttaatcaatgaaggaatgaatgccgcgatcgaagaggc
This genomic window from Rutidosis leptorrhynchoides isolate AG116_Rl617_1_P2 chromosome 2, CSIRO_AGI_Rlap_v1, whole genome shotgun sequence contains:
- the LOC139890381 gene encoding uncharacterized protein, which translates into the protein MHFHGDLSCFPLSPSSTTTQPLPPFTTTQPQPPDEEDEDLHQLWTKPLVNSTSHDVWTALARTYHHDSPERVHTLRDTLRHLKKGSSTVSEYPLADDDKTHWYLCGLGSSFKTFSTTQRLLTPRPLFRALVSQAESHGLFLQSVSDSVVAHVAFNTASSNNSTNITSRGRGKSYMRGSSSRGMGRGNRRPTHCQLCRTDGHYAKKCPDIQTFARGLATLDANQYNTTPNWYVDTGASAHMTSNAN